A single region of the Desulfurella amilsii genome encodes:
- a CDS encoding lytic transglycosylase domain-containing protein — MKRIFFIIALLLVFFQFSFAETPSVTNANQSTMGTLDSKLQYVDTFNQIGQKYGINPYLLYSLAVHESTLNPRAVNHNSDGSTDYGLMQINTTNFGGLGLNLGNVFDIPTNINAGARVLAGCMSKFGNNWIAVDCYNKGYDRSKLSENNLYVKQVQKVYNQLTTTGTLGDLTKYGKDGGSGPGNSNVISDQIKQNRQIIAIIFITMIIIIIIIIIIILAVTGILPAVIAFLAKLYKVYKVANKVRKKLKEKNKV; from the coding sequence ATGAAGCGTATATTTTTTATTATTGCGCTGTTATTAGTATTTTTTCAATTTTCTTTTGCAGAAACTCCGTCTGTAACAAACGCTAATCAATCAACAATGGGAACGCTTGACTCAAAACTTCAATATGTTGACACATTTAATCAAATCGGACAGAAATACGGTATAAATCCTTATTTGCTTTATTCTCTTGCAGTCCACGAAAGCACTTTAAATCCAAGAGCTGTCAATCATAACTCAGATGGTTCTACGGATTACGGTCTTATGCAGATTAACACAACAAATTTTGGTGGTTTAGGACTAAATTTAGGCAATGTTTTTGATATACCAACAAACATTAATGCGGGCGCAAGAGTTTTAGCGGGCTGTATGTCTAAATTTGGAAATAATTGGATTGCAGTAGATTGTTACAATAAAGGCTATGATAGAAGCAAATTAAGCGAAAACAACCTTTATGTAAAACAGGTTCAAAAAGTTTATAATCAGCTTACCACAACAGGCACGCTTGGAGATTTGACAAAGTATGGCAAAGACGGCGGTAGCGGTCCGGGAAATAGCAATGTAATTTCCGACCAAATAAAACAAAACAGGCAAATTATTGCTATAATATTTATTACTATGATTATAATTATTATAATAATTATAATCATTATTTTGGCTGTAACAGGAATTTTACCTGCTGTAATTGCGTTTCTTGCAAAACTTTATAAGGTCTACAAAGTAGCTAATAAAGTTAGAAAGAAACTTAAAGAAAAAAACAAAGTATAA